TACAATATGTATCTTAGGTGGATGGTAAGAAAAGATGAATTAGATTTAGGTTTGTTTAAAAATATAGACAAAAAAGATTTACTCATACCCTTAGATACTCATACTCATAAAGTTTCATTAAAACTTAAGCTTTTAAAGCGTAAGATTTATGATTTTAAAAGTGTTTTAGAACTTACGCAAAGTCTTAAAAAATTCGATCCTACTGATCCTATAAAATATGATTTTGCTTTATATAGAATCGGACAAAACAAGGAAAGCTTATGGAGCTTGAATTAACTTATTATGTGATTTTATTCTTTGTTGCTGCTTTTGCAGGTTGTGTTGATGCGATTGTAGGTGGTGGTGGGCTTATTACCATACCTGCTTTATTTGCTTGTGGTATTCCTCCTCATTTAGCCCTAGCTACTAATAAACTTCAAAGCACCTTTGGATCGCTCACTGCGGTTTTAGCTTATAGAAAATCTATGCATATAGAAAAGATAGCCTTGGGAATTTTATTTACTGCTATTGGAGCTGCCATTGGAACTTATGCAGTCTTACTAATAGATCAAAATGCTGTTAAAATCATTGTATTAATTTGCCTTGTTTTAATCTTTTTTTACACTATTTTCAAGCCTGATTTAGGCCATGTACATAATAAAGCTAAAATGAGCACTACAAGCTTTCAAATCATCTTTGGCTTGCTACTTGGTTTTTATGATGGTTTTTTAGGACCCGGCACTGGATCTTTTTGGATTTTTGCTTGCGTGATATTTCTTGGTTTTAGCATGAAAAATGCAAGCATTAATACCAAAATCTTAAATTTTACTAGCAATATAGTAGCTTTAGGGGTATTTTTATACTCTTATGAGGTGCTTTGGAAAGTTGGTATTTTAATGGGTATAGGCCAAATTTTAGGTGCTTTTATAGGATCAAAACTAGTCTTAAAAACGCAAGGAACTTTTATCAAAAAACTCTTTTTGATTATGGTTGCTTTAACTATAGCTAAGGTTGCTTATGATTATCTTGCTTAAATTTCTTGACTAATTTGCCACATAGGTAAAAATACACCCAAGGCTAAAACTAAAATCAAACTCGCCATAAAAATTGTCATCAAAGGCTCCAAAACACTCAAAAGCTTTTGAGTATAATTTTCTTTTTTATACTCATAAAACAAAGCAAGCTCATAAGTACTTTCATCTAATTTAGAACTTTTTAAAGCTAAATTTAACATTCTTATCACAAAAGGCTCAAAAAGCTTTGTGTTAGAAAAAGCTTGAGCTAAATCAAGTCCTGATTCAAATGAAGTCTTTATAATAAACATTTTGTTTTTAAAGAATTGATTTTCTATACCTTCACAAGCAAGTTCAAAAGCTCTTTTTATATCCACCCCTGCTTTTAATAAATATGAAAAAATTAAGAAAAAACAAAATTTATCTTGATAAAATATTATTTTTCCAAAAATGGGAAAATAAAAAAGAATTCTATGAAAAAACAAAGACTTCCTAAAAAAATAAGTAAGTATTATAAAAAATCCTATATTTAATAAAATAATCATATAAAAATGACTAAAAAAATCAGCTATAATAAAAAGAATTTGAGTGATTTTTGGCAAATCCAATTCAAGTTGTAAAAATAAAGTTTTAAATTCAGGCAAAACTAAAGTTATAAGAATAAAAAAAGCAAAAATAATACACATAAAAACGAAAAGTGGATAAGCTATAGCCTTTTTTAACTGCTTAAAACTATGAAGATTTTTTTCTTTTAAACTAATAATAATATCAAGAGCCCTATGTAAATCTTCTCTGCCATCACAAATTTTTAAAATAGCACATTCTCTAGAATTTAAAATATCTTTAAAGGCTTCATTATAAGAACTTCCATTATTGAGTTTATTATAAATTGTATTAAAAATTTTAATATTTTGTTTTTCATAGCTTGATTTTAAAAATTCTAAAATTGCTTCCTGTAAGCTTAATCCTGCCTTTAAGATCATATTTAAATCCTTAAGAATGAAAATAAGCTCTTCTTCTTTGATTTTATGTTTTATCGGTTTGAAATATTCTTCAACACTAATAATATTTACAAATGACTTTAACGCAAAATTTCTAGCTTCATATAAATTTCTAGCCCTTATTATATATTGTTTTTGCTCTTTATTTAATACATAAAAAATAACAAATTTTTTCAAAAACTAATCTTTCTTAACTCATCTATACTTGTTAAGCCAAGTTTTGCCTTTTCTAAAGCATCCATACCTAAAGTCAAAAAACCTTTTTTTAAAGCGTATGTTAAAATATTTTCATAATTTGCATTATTTTCTATCATATTTTTTAAATTATGATCTAAAAATAAAAATTCAGCTACCATCAAACGCCCTTTATATCCACTATACATACACTCAACACAACCTTTTGCTTTGTAAAATTTTCCTTCAAAAACTTGATTTTGAAAGTAAAATTTTTCCTTGTTAGGTTCTTTACATTCACATAGTTTTCTTACTAATCGTTGAGCTATAATTAAATTAAGAGAATGAGCTATTAAGTATTCTCTTGCACCCATATGCTTCATTCTAAAAATAGCTTCTATAGCGCCATTAGTGTGTAGGGTGCTTAAAACTAAATGTCCGCTTAAAGAAGCTTTTAAAACTATATCCAAACTATCCTCATCTCTAATTTCACCTATCATAATCACATCAGGATCGTGTCTTAAAACTGCTCTTAAAGCTTTGTGAAAATCAAATCCGGCTTTAGAATTTAAAAGAATTTGTTGAGCATATTTAAGTTTATATTCTATAGGATCTTCTAAGGTGATGATTTTTTTACTTTGTTCAATTTCATTTAAAATAGCATGCATAAAAGTACTTTTACCACTCCCTGTTGGCCCACAAAACAAAATCAGACCATAAGGTGCATTCGTGTGTATTTTCAGCTGAATTAAATTTTCTTCTTTGATAAAAAGTTTATTAAGTTTTAAAACATATCCATCTTGTTTTAAAATTCTAAGCACTATGCTTTGTCCAAATAATAAAGGCATAATTGAAACTCTAAAATCATATTTTTGTTCTAAAATGATTTTAGAAAAACTCCCATCTTGAGCTTGTCTTTGTTCAGCTACATTAAGCAAAGCAATAATTTTTACATGCATCAATAAGGCTTGGTATGATTTTGCATCAAAACTATGTATATATTTTAACTCCCCATCTATTCTAAATCTTATATATACTTCATTTTCTAAAGGCTCTAAATGGATATCACTTGCTCTTAAAAAACAAGCATAAGTTAAAATTAAATTCAAAAACTGCTCTAATAAAAATTCATCTTTATTTTCATCACTTTTCAAACTAAGCTCTAATCTATTAAGATGATTTTGAAATTTAATTAAAAATTTAACCCTTTCTAGCAAAAATTCAAATTGCGTAAAAACACAAAGAAAAATCTTGATAGTTTTAAAACGATATAAATTTTGTATTTTTTCCAAAACATTCTCTTCCAATGGTTTAAAGGAAGCTATATGGATATTTTCATCATCTTCATAAAAACAAAAAATATTATGTTGTTCTATTAAAGAAAAAGGCAAAATGTGAAGATATTTTTCAAAATCAAAAGTTTGATTTAAATTTAAAAATTCCATTTTGTATTGAGAAGCAATTTCTTTTAAAGAATACTCGCTTAAGTTTTTTAATTTTTGATGTGTATCACTCAAAATAAATCTCCAAAAGCTTTTCGTATTCTTTTTTAGCTATTAAAGCATCTTCATATCTTCCGAGTTTTATTTTAGCATTAATAAAAACAAGCCAAGCTTCTTTTTGCAATAAATCAAAATCATTAGCCTCTATAGCCCAAAAGACTGCTTGTTTGTATTCTTTATTTTGATAAAAATATTTTGCTAAATTTAAAGCATTTTCATAGTTTGGTTGATTAATGAATTTTTCATAAAATATGTTTTGATCGAAACTATTGTTTTGAATTTCTATAGCATTTAAAAAAGAAAAACATATTAAGATTTTAAAACATATCATCTTCATGCTGAAAACCTAGGTCTTTTAAACTTAAAATTTTATTATTAGTTTTTACTAAACTTGGTTTGATAATAAAAACTATTTCGCTAATATCTTCATAATTTTGTTTTCCTTGAAATAAAGCTCCAAAAAGTGGAATTTTAGATAAAATGCTTATTTCATTATGATTATTAATGGTATTTTTACTAATCAATCCGCCTAAAATTAAAGTTTGTCCATCATCAACCTCAACTACAGTAGAAAGCTTTTTTTGTATAGTATCTGGCGCTATATTTCTTGGTTTGCTTTGTCTATGATTATCAAAACTATATTTAAAATCACTCAAGCTTGGATTAATCCTAAGCATAATTTTATGATCATCTGAAATCTCAGGCAATATATTAAGTAAAATTCCTACAAAAATAGAATAATTATTATATATTTCACTAACTATTGTACCATTTTCTGTTCCTTTAGAACTTTCTTTTACTTGATAATTTATTGTATCGCCTATAGAAATAATAGCTTGCTGATTGTTTAAAGCCATAAGTTTTGGGTTAGAAAGTATAGTTGTTTTACCATTTTCTTGTAATAAATTTAAAATAGCTTTAGTTTCAATATTTGCTTTTAAGTTAATATTTCTAACACCATCTTTATTAATTATAAAATCATTATCATCACCATTAAGTTTAAAAGCAAGTTCTTGCCAATTAATTCCACTTGAATGATTTTTGTTTAAATGCACAGCAACAATACTTACATCAATTAAAACTTGTTTTTTAAGTCTTTTATTTAAGTCATCTAAATATTTTCCAACTCTTGCAAGTTCATATGGAGTTGCATTTAAAGTAATAATTCCTGCATTAGTATTGACAATAGGTTTAGTTGTATTTTCATCCAACAAAGCTTGAATTTCTTCTGAAATTTTCTCCCAAAAATCAAATTTATCAGTACTAATAACTAAATTATCTACTTCCTTATAATTATCATAATCTCCTTGTTTTGGTCTAGAATCCACTGAAGCTTTAGTAATACTTTGTCCTTCTCTAATAGAACTTATATAATGCACTTTAAAAGTTTCAACTTGTTTTCCATAAATTTTTAAAGCATTTTTATCGTATTCATAAGCAAGATTGTTTTCCACCAATAAAAGCTTAAAAATCTCTCTTAAAGACATTTTCTTTATATGTAAATAATTTTGAGCATGCATTAATTTTTCTTGAGCAAAAATATCTTTGATAATAATACTAAAATCACACTCTCTTCCGAGTTCATTTAAAATTTCAAGCAAAGAAGTTTTGTTTTCTACTCTTATATTAAAAAAATGCTGATTACACTGCATGGCAAATACATTTGTAAAAAACAAAAAATTAATACATAAAAATACTATTTTTTTCATACAAATTTACAACCATTATTTTTTCTTCCTTTTTTAATACAACTTGAGAATTTCTAATTTCAACTATTTTAAAACCATCAATATAATCGTTTAAAGCATACCACTTATCATTAATCTTAATCTTATTTGAAACAATAGCTTGCAAAGAAAAATTAGATTTTATATTTGTAGTCTTTTTAAAAAAAGGATCTTGAATTGAAATTAAATTATCAACATAACAATTTTGATTTAAAAATGGATAATTAACACCAAAAGCATTAATTACCCATAAAACAAGAAAAAAAATTCGAAACAAAATTAATTTTCATTGCTAAAATCAGCACTTGCTAAACGCTTAAGCTGTCTGTAACGACGTTGTGCCTCTGCTTTATTTTTTTCAAATAATTCTTTTGCTTGCTCAGGATTTGATTTTTTCAAAGAATTATAACGAACTTCATTCATTAAAAAGCTTTCATATAAATCCCAATCAGGTTCTTTTGAAGAAATTGTTAAAGGATTTTTACCTTCAGCTTCTAAACGCGGATCATAAATATAAGTTGGCCAATATCCACATTTTGTAGCTAACTCTGCTTGATTTCCTGAATTTCCAAGTCCACCTTTAATACCATGAGCTATACAAGGAGAATAAGCAATAATCAAAGAAGGTCCATCATAAGCTTCTGCCGCCATTACAGCTTTTAACAATTGTGCATAATTTGCATTAGAATTTACTTGAGCCACAAAAATATAACCATAAGTCATAGCAATTTGACCAAGATCTTTTTTCTGTACTGGCTTACCTGCTGCAGCAAACTGTGCTACTGAACCTGTTCTTGAAGATTTTGAGCTCTGACCGCCTGTGTTAGAATACACTTCAGTATCAAGCACTAAAATATTTACATTCTCACCGCTTGCCAAAACATGATCAAGTCCACCATAACCTATATCATAAGCCCAGCCATCACCACCAAAAATCCAATGTGATTTTTTACTTAAATAGCTTTTAAGTTCTAAAATATCATTAACTGCTTTGATTTGCTTATTTTCTTCTAACAATGGAACTAATTTATCTCTTAATTCCAAAGAAACTTTAGAATCTTCTTTATTTGCAATCCACTCTTTATATAATGCAGAAAGTGCGTTAGGTACTTCTTGCATACTTTCATTCATTATGTGTTCTATTTTATGTCTTGTAGTTTCAGTTGCTATTTTCATACCAAGACCAAATTCAGCATTATCTTCAAATAAAGAATTGCCCCAAGCAGGTCCATGACCATTTTTATTGCTTTTTCTATATGGAGTTGAAGGAGCTGAGCCACCATAAATAGAACTACAACCCGTTGCATTAGCAACAATCATTCTTTCACCAAATAATCTAGTAATTAAAGTAATATAAGGAGTTTCTCCACACCCTGGACATGCTCCATGAAATTCAAATAAAGGTTGAGCAAATTGGATGCCTTTGGTATTTTCTCTATTTAAAATATTATCTTTATAACTTACTTTTTTGAATAAATAATCTGCATTTTCTTGCTCACCATGATCAAGCTCTTCACCTAGTGGTACCATCACTAAAGATTTTTCTTTGGTAGGACACTCATGCACACAAAGCTCACAACCTGTACAATCAAGCGGCGAAACTTGAATTTTGAAATTTAATTTTTGTTCTTTCACGCCTTTTGCATTTAAGCTGTGCTCTTTTACACCTGCTGGAGCATTGTTTAATTCTTCTTCATCAATCAAGAAAGGTCTGATAACTGCATGAGGGCATACTGAAGCACATTGATTACACTGAATACAATTAGTTTCTATCCATCTTGGCACCATAACACCAACGCCTCTTTTTTCATACTCAGTAGTACCATGCTCAAAACTACCATCTTCATAGCCCAAAAATGCCGAAACTGGTAAATCATCGCCCTTAGCTGCATTCATAGGTTTTGCGATTTTTTCAACAAACTCAGTACCTTTATAAGCTATAGTTTCTTCTTTTGCTTCATTAGCTAAATTTACCCAAGAAGGATCAATATCAACTTTTACAAGTCCATCTGCACCTACATCAATAGCTTTATAATTCATTTCAACTATAGCATCACCTTTTTTACTATATGATTTATAAGCTAATTCTTTCATATATTTTTGCGCATCTTCAAAAGGAATGATATTAGCAAGTTTGAAAAATGCTGATTGCATAATCGTGTTTGTTCTACTACCTAGTCCTATCTCTCTAGCAAGTTTTGTAGCATTAATGATATAAAAATTAATTTCCTTTTGCGCTAAAACTCTTTTTACTGCATTTGGAATTTTTTCAATAGTTTCTTGCGCACTCCAAATACTATTTAAAAGGAAAGTTCCTCCTTTTCTAATGCCTGCTAAAACATCATAAATTTCTAAATACGCAGCCACTGAACATGCTACGAAATGTGGCGTAGAAACTAAATAAGTTGAAGTAATAGGTTTTTTAGAAAATCTTAAATGGCTTCTTGTATAACCACCTGATTTTTTAGAATCATAAGCAAAATAAGCTTGCGCGTAAAAGTCTGTTTTATCTCCTATAATTTTAATAGAGTTTTTATTTGCACCTACAGTGCCATCGGCACCAAGTCCATAAAATAAACACTCTATAGTACTTTCATCACCCAAAGAAATTTTCTCTCCCACAGGCAATGAGGTAAAGGTTACATCATCATTAATTCCTATGGTGAAACCATCTTTTGGATTTGCTTGATTTAGATTTTCAAAAACTGCTATCAACTGAGCAGGATCCACATCTTTTGAAGAAAGTCCATATCTACCACCAACGATTAAAGGTGCTTTTTCTTTTCCATAATATGCACTTTTTAAATCCAAATAAAGTGGCTCGCCTAAACTTCCTGGCTCTTTAGTTCTATCTAAAACAGCAATTTTTTCAACACTTTGAGGCATTACATCAAATAAATATTTTAAACTAAATGGTCTATATAAATGAACTTTTAAAACCCCTACTTTTTCACCTTTGCTACTCAAATAATCTACAACTTCTTTTAAAGCTTCAGTCACTGAACCCATTGCTACAACAACACGCGTTGCATTTTTATCCCCATAATATACAAAAGGTCTGTATTCTCTTCCTGTAATTTTTGAAATTTCTTGCATATATTCATTAACAATATCAGGAACAGCTTCATAATATTTATTTGCCAACTCTCTTGTTTGAAAATAAATATCATCATTTTGAGCCGTACCTCTTGTTTTTGGATTTTCTGGATTTAGACAGGAATTTCTAAATTCCAATAAAGCCTTACGATCCAATAAGCGATCAAAATGTGCATAATCCATTACTTCAATTTTTTGGATTTCATGAGAGGTTCTAAAACCATCAAAAAAATGCATAAAAGGCACTCTACCTTTAATAGCTGCTAGGTGTGCAACACCTGCTAAATCCATACTTTCTTGCACAGAATGCGAACAAAGCATAGCAAAACCTGTTTGTCTTGCAGCATAAATATCTTGATGATCTCCAAAAATAGATAGCGCTTGAGATGCTAAAGCTCTAGCTGCCACATGAATTACTCCAGGCAAAAGTTGACCTGCAATTTTATACATATTTGGTATTTTTAGCAAAAGTCCTTGAGAAGCGGTATAAGTCGTGGTTAAAGAACCTGCTTGTAAAGACCCATGAACTGTCCCTGCTGCACCTGCTTCACTTTGCATTTCTACAACTTTAACTGGCACTCCAAAAAGATTTTTTTTGCCTTGAGAAGCCCATATGTCAGTATAATCAGCCATAGGAGAGCTTGGAGTGATAGGATAAATTCCAGCAACCTCTGTAAATGCATAAGCAGCGTAAGCTGCTGCTTCATTACCATCCATCGTTTTCATTATTTTACTCATTTAATCTATCCTTATAATTAAATAATTACTTAAAGTCAATAACTACTTTATCTTTAATTATCTTAAACAATAATAAAAATTTTTTATTATTTATAGGTATAGAGTTTAAATGGGAAATTATCGGATATTTCTTATATATTTTATGGCTTCATAGGTATTTTTAAAAAGCGGAATTTCAAATTTAGCTAAACTTTCTTTACTTTCATAACCACTACTTACAGCCACAGGAATAATATTGGCATTTTGAGCAGCTTTTATATCTAAATGAGTATCACCTACCATAAAAGCATTTTCTTTGTTTTTAGAAAGTTTCTTCAAAGCTAATAAAATAGGCTCAGCATCTGGCTTTGGACAAGTTACATCGTCTCTACCTATAATAACTTTAAAATGCTCTCCTATACCTAAATGATCAAGTAAAGGTTTAGAAAATTTAGAACTTTTAGTCGTAACAACAGCTAAATCAGCAAATAAACTAGCCTCATATACACTTTCTTTTGCCAAAGGAAGTAAAGAAGTTTGTTCTATATAGATTTTTTGATATACTTTTCTATAAGCATTAACATATTCACTTGTTTTCTCTTTTGCCACACCAAGCTTTTCAAAAGCTACATCCAAAGGAAAACCTATCAAAGCCTTAATAGCTTCATGATCTCTTAAAGGCTCATTAAAAGCTTTAAAAGCAGCATCAAATCCATCTAAAATGGCACTTGTAGAATCTATCAAAGTGCCATCTAAATCAAATAAAATTGTCTTTTTTAGCAAAGTTTATTCTTTAATAAAAAATTTTGCTTCAACGCGTCTATTTTGCGCACGACCTTCTTTGGTATCATTGCTTGCTTTTGGCTTTTCAAAACCATAGCCTTTAGTTACAATTTTTTCTTTAGCAACACCTGTTTTTTCAAGTTCCTTCGCTACGGCATTAGCACGCTCTAATGATAATTTTTGATTATAAGCCTTAGGACCTGTACTATCTGTATGGCCTTCTAAAACAGTATAGTATTGAGGATTTTCTTCTAAGATCTTACCTACTTCTTGAATTTTTTGAGCAAATTCTGGATTTATATTAGTCTGATCAAAACCAAAATGCCCCTCAAGGGCTATTGTTTTTTCACAACCTATATGATCAAGCAAAGCACCTTTTCTTGGCTCTGAACATGTTTTATCGATTTGTTTTACTTGTGGCTTTTCTTCAATTTGCTTAGTTTCAACATTAGGGGTTTTTGGAGCTTTATTGCCAAAATAAAAACTTAAGCCAACACTAGAAATTAAATTATGTTCGCCATTGTTGAATTTAATTTGATCTCTTGCTTCAAGTCTTAAAGCTAAATCTTCTCCAAGCGCGAATTTAAAACCCGCACCATATTGAGCAAACATGCCACTTTTATTTTCATAAGCCCCGTGACTTAAATACTCATAACCTGTTCCTAATAATCCATATAAATACACATGATTAGCTAAATCAATTCCTTTAATAGCATTCACATAAAATCTCGAAACACTAGTATCTATATGTGTATTATCATTTGGATTATTATATTTTGCATTATCATAATACTCTAAACCAAGTTCAGCTTGATCTATCCATAAATCATCATAGTGATAGCCAAATCTTAAGCCAACTCCACCATAATTTTTAAGATCTAAATTTCCTTCTGGTGTTGTATAGTTAAAGGTCGGGGTTATTTCTATTTTGCTAGTATCAAAAGCAAATAAAACACTAGCTAAACTAACTAAGCTTATAATTTTTTTCATAACAATCCTTATAAAATAAATTGAGCGATTATATAAAAAAGAAGATTAAAATAAAATAAGCCCCTTTGGGTAAGGGGCTTAAATTTACTACAAAAAGGAGGTTTCCCTGATCGGACCTTGGAATTATAAATATTTATTCTAAACAAAAAATCCTTTGATTTTAAATAAAATAAAAATATATGAAAAAAATATGATTTTTTTAAAAAAATAGAGAAAATGGATCCAAAATGGAT
The nucleotide sequence above comes from Campylobacter lari. Encoded proteins:
- a CDS encoding HAD family hydrolase, which encodes MLKKTILFDLDGTLIDSTSAILDGFDAAFKAFNEPLRDHEAIKALIGFPLDVAFEKLGVAKEKTSEYVNAYRKVYQKIYIEQTSLLPLAKESVYEASLFADLAVVTTKSSKFSKPLLDHLGIGEHFKVIIGRDDVTCPKPDAEPILLALKKLSKNKENAFMVGDTHLDIKAAQNANIIPVAVSSGYESKESLAKFEIPLFKNTYEAIKYIRNIR
- a CDS encoding OmpA family protein; its protein translation is MKKIISLVSLASVLFAFDTSKIEITPTFNYTTPEGNLDLKNYGGVGLRFGYHYDDLWIDQAELGLEYYDNAKYNNPNDNTHIDTSVSRFYVNAIKGIDLANHVYLYGLLGTGYEYLSHGAYENKSGMFAQYGAGFKFALGEDLALRLEARDQIKFNNGEHNLISSVGLSFYFGNKAPKTPNVETKQIEEKPQVKQIDKTCSEPRKGALLDHIGCEKTIALEGHFGFDQTNINPEFAQKIQEVGKILEENPQYYTVLEGHTDSTGPKAYNQKLSLERANAVAKELEKTGVAKEKIVTKGYGFEKPKASNDTKEGRAQNRRVEAKFFIKE
- a CDS encoding CDC27 family protein produces the protein MKMICFKILICFSFLNAIEIQNNSFDQNIFYEKFINQPNYENALNLAKYFYQNKEYKQAVFWAIEANDFDLLQKEAWLVFINAKIKLGRYEDALIAKKEYEKLLEIYFE
- a CDS encoding type II secretion system F family protein, producing MKKFVIFYVLNKEQKQYIIRARNLYEARNFALKSFVNIISVEEYFKPIKHKIKEEELIFILKDLNMILKAGLSLQEAILEFLKSSYEKQNIKIFNTIYNKLNNGSSYNEAFKDILNSRECAILKICDGREDLHRALDIIISLKEKNLHSFKQLKKAIAYPLFVFMCIIFAFFILITLVLPEFKTLFLQLELDLPKITQILFIIADFFSHFYMIILLNIGFFIILTYFFRKSLFFHRILFYFPIFGKIIFYQDKFCFFLIFSYLLKAGVDIKRAFELACEGIENQFFKNKMFIIKTSFESGLDLAQAFSNTKLFEPFVIRMLNLALKSSKLDESTYELALFYEYKKENYTQKLLSVLEPLMTIFMASLILVLALGVFLPMWQISQEI
- a CDS encoding GspE/PulE family protein, with the translated sequence MSDTHQKLKNLSEYSLKEIASQYKMEFLNLNQTFDFEKYLHILPFSLIEQHNIFCFYEDDENIHIASFKPLEENVLEKIQNLYRFKTIKIFLCVFTQFEFLLERVKFLIKFQNHLNRLELSLKSDENKDEFLLEQFLNLILTYACFLRASDIHLEPLENEVYIRFRIDGELKYIHSFDAKSYQALLMHVKIIALLNVAEQRQAQDGSFSKIILEQKYDFRVSIMPLLFGQSIVLRILKQDGYVLKLNKLFIKEENLIQLKIHTNAPYGLILFCGPTGSGKSTFMHAILNEIEQSKKIITLEDPIEYKLKYAQQILLNSKAGFDFHKALRAVLRHDPDVIMIGEIRDEDSLDIVLKASLSGHLVLSTLHTNGAIEAIFRMKHMGAREYLIAHSLNLIIAQRLVRKLCECKEPNKEKFYFQNQVFEGKFYKAKGCVECMYSGYKGRLMVAEFLFLDHNLKNMIENNANYENILTYALKKGFLTLGMDALEKAKLGLTSIDELRKISF
- the mshL gene encoding pilus (MSHA type) biogenesis protein MshL, with the protein product MKKIVFLCINFLFFTNVFAMQCNQHFFNIRVENKTSLLEILNELGRECDFSIIIKDIFAQEKLMHAQNYLHIKKMSLREIFKLLLVENNLAYEYDKNALKIYGKQVETFKVHYISSIREGQSITKASVDSRPKQGDYDNYKEVDNLVISTDKFDFWEKISEEIQALLDENTTKPIVNTNAGIITLNATPYELARVGKYLDDLNKRLKKQVLIDVSIVAVHLNKNHSSGINWQELAFKLNGDDNDFIINKDGVRNINLKANIETKAILNLLQENGKTTILSNPKLMALNNQQAIISIGDTINYQVKESSKGTENGTIVSEIYNNYSIFVGILLNILPEISDDHKIMLRINPSLSDFKYSFDNHRQSKPRNIAPDTIQKKLSTVVEVDDGQTLILGGLISKNTINNHNEISILSKIPLFGALFQGKQNYEDISEIVFIIKPSLVKTNNKILSLKDLGFQHEDDMF
- the nifJ gene encoding pyruvate:ferredoxin (flavodoxin) oxidoreductase yields the protein MSKIMKTMDGNEAAAYAAYAFTEVAGIYPITPSSPMADYTDIWASQGKKNLFGVPVKVVEMQSEAGAAGTVHGSLQAGSLTTTYTASQGLLLKIPNMYKIAGQLLPGVIHVAARALASQALSIFGDHQDIYAARQTGFAMLCSHSVQESMDLAGVAHLAAIKGRVPFMHFFDGFRTSHEIQKIEVMDYAHFDRLLDRKALLEFRNSCLNPENPKTRGTAQNDDIYFQTRELANKYYEAVPDIVNEYMQEISKITGREYRPFVYYGDKNATRVVVAMGSVTEALKEVVDYLSSKGEKVGVLKVHLYRPFSLKYLFDVMPQSVEKIAVLDRTKEPGSLGEPLYLDLKSAYYGKEKAPLIVGGRYGLSSKDVDPAQLIAVFENLNQANPKDGFTIGINDDVTFTSLPVGEKISLGDESTIECLFYGLGADGTVGANKNSIKIIGDKTDFYAQAYFAYDSKKSGGYTRSHLRFSKKPITSTYLVSTPHFVACSVAAYLEIYDVLAGIRKGGTFLLNSIWSAQETIEKIPNAVKRVLAQKEINFYIINATKLAREIGLGSRTNTIMQSAFFKLANIIPFEDAQKYMKELAYKSYSKKGDAIVEMNYKAIDVGADGLVKVDIDPSWVNLANEAKEETIAYKGTEFVEKIAKPMNAAKGDDLPVSAFLGYEDGSFEHGTTEYEKRGVGVMVPRWIETNCIQCNQCASVCPHAVIRPFLIDEEELNNAPAGVKEHSLNAKGVKEQKLNFKIQVSPLDCTGCELCVHECPTKEKSLVMVPLGEELDHGEQENADYLFKKVSYKDNILNRENTKGIQFAQPLFEFHGACPGCGETPYITLITRLFGERMIVANATGCSSIYGGSAPSTPYRKSNKNGHGPAWGNSLFEDNAEFGLGMKIATETTRHKIEHIMNESMQEVPNALSALYKEWIANKEDSKVSLELRDKLVPLLEENKQIKAVNDILELKSYLSKKSHWIFGGDGWAYDIGYGGLDHVLASGENVNILVLDTEVYSNTGGQSSKSSRTGSVAQFAAAGKPVQKKDLGQIAMTYGYIFVAQVNSNANYAQLLKAVMAAEAYDGPSLIIAYSPCIAHGIKGGLGNSGNQAELATKCGYWPTYIYDPRLEAEGKNPLTISSKEPDWDLYESFLMNEVRYNSLKKSNPEQAKELFEKNKAEAQRRYRQLKRLASADFSNEN
- a CDS encoding TSUP family transporter is translated as MELELTYYVILFFVAAFAGCVDAIVGGGGLITIPALFACGIPPHLALATNKLQSTFGSLTAVLAYRKSMHIEKIALGILFTAIGAAIGTYAVLLIDQNAVKIIVLICLVLIFFYTIFKPDLGHVHNKAKMSTTSFQIIFGLLLGFYDGFLGPGTGSFWIFACVIFLGFSMKNASINTKILNFTSNIVALGVFLYSYEVLWKVGILMGIGQILGAFIGSKLVLKTQGTFIKKLFLIMVALTIAKVAYDYLA